The following proteins are co-located in the Longimicrobium sp. genome:
- a CDS encoding efflux RND transporter periplasmic adaptor subunit, with product MHFLHSSLRAVACGTLLATAAACSKDAGAETPKGGPGGPGGGRGPSVTLAATDVTTPQLMPLEDAIPVTGNLEPLERAEVRARLEGDVVQVYVREGQPVRAGQLLAVFEAGDQAGNARSADADVAAARSELGTAQWTLDQNRELHREGAIPERDVRVAEGAVAAARARLASAQARRGSTRREVGDTRVVAPVSGVIERRTVNPGEHVTRNASLFTLVRGDVLELAAAVPERAAAGVAAGQSVRFTADGSQFTGRVARISPSVDPGSRSVTVYVQVPNAEGRLRAGTFASGRIVSRVVEGAMVVPASAIREGGEGGGQVVYRVVDGKVDVAPVTVGLKDEAQGLVQVLTGLSEGDRVIAGNVGVLGEGMAVRMAGEGGPEKGKGKGGARGG from the coding sequence ATGCACTTCCTGCATTCATCGCTTCGCGCCGTCGCCTGCGGCACCCTGCTGGCCACGGCGGCCGCCTGCTCCAAGGATGCGGGCGCCGAGACCCCCAAGGGCGGTCCGGGCGGCCCCGGCGGGGGGCGCGGCCCCTCCGTCACCCTGGCGGCTACGGACGTGACCACGCCCCAGCTGATGCCGCTGGAAGACGCCATTCCCGTCACCGGCAACCTGGAGCCGCTGGAGCGCGCCGAGGTGCGCGCCCGGCTGGAGGGCGACGTGGTGCAGGTGTACGTGCGCGAGGGGCAGCCCGTGCGCGCCGGCCAGCTGCTGGCCGTGTTCGAGGCGGGCGACCAGGCCGGCAACGCCCGCAGCGCCGACGCCGACGTGGCCGCCGCGCGCAGCGAGCTGGGCACCGCGCAGTGGACGCTGGACCAGAACCGCGAGCTTCACCGCGAGGGCGCCATCCCCGAGCGCGACGTGCGCGTGGCCGAGGGCGCCGTGGCCGCGGCCCGCGCCCGCCTGGCCAGCGCCCAGGCGCGCCGGGGCAGCACCCGCCGCGAGGTGGGCGACACCCGCGTGGTGGCACCCGTCAGCGGGGTGATCGAGCGCCGGACGGTGAACCCGGGCGAGCACGTCACGCGGAACGCCAGTCTGTTCACCCTCGTCCGCGGCGACGTGCTGGAGCTGGCCGCCGCCGTTCCCGAGCGCGCCGCCGCCGGGGTGGCCGCGGGGCAGAGCGTGCGGTTTACGGCGGATGGTTCGCAGTTCACCGGCCGCGTGGCGCGCATCAGCCCGTCGGTGGACCCCGGCAGCCGCTCGGTCACGGTGTACGTGCAGGTGCCCAACGCCGAGGGCCGGCTGCGCGCCGGCACCTTCGCCAGCGGGCGCATCGTTTCGCGCGTGGTCGAGGGGGCGATGGTGGTGCCCGCCTCCGCCATCCGCGAGGGGGGCGAGGGCGGTGGGCAGGTGGTCTACCGCGTGGTGGACGGCAAGGTCGACGTGGCCCCGGTGACCGTGGGCCTCAAGGACGAGGCGCAGGGGCTGGTGCAGGTGCTCACCGGCCTGTCGGAGGGCGACCGCGTGATCGCCGGCAACGTGGGCGTGCTGGGCGAGGGGATGGCCGTGCGCATGGCGGGCGAGGGCGGGCCGGAAAAGGGCAAGGGCAAGGGCGGCGCCCGCGGCGGCTGA
- a CDS encoding TolC family protein: MTKFLARAPRMHGAAFLLLALAAAAPLSAQAGDTLDLPLEQALRLAGQGEEVGLAAGRLDVASAAVGSARAAQLPALRLNSNFSHVFENARAQAVGQIFNQPNTYGANLNLSVPLYQGGRGVQGIRAASRQREAAAADLEATQTDVQLLTLQAYLRAQLAERLVAIQDTNVALAAARVRQAEQFEAAGRGSRYDVLRARVERSNLEPLAIQARGERELALLELRRITNIPENRPIRLTTTLQPETVAAIADRSAGAALVDSAALDALPGVRAARLRAQASDAQARIARSAMLPTVSVNLVNGWAAYPQDWTLPLRVGALETVDCPAGSADDRVCTQQNGGWFTDRSLQLAVSFPLFDGMRGRNDLRQARALASVADLQAQQARETANAQAAAARAEMARARAIFEAVRQTVAEAEEAFRLASLRYARGLGTQLDVSDAQLALLTARTNEARATFDLYLAAAEQARALGRPIPSPSATAP; this comes from the coding sequence ATGACGAAGTTCCTTGCACGCGCCCCCCGGATGCACGGGGCCGCGTTTCTATTGCTGGCGCTGGCCGCCGCCGCGCCGCTTTCCGCACAGGCCGGCGACACGCTGGACCTGCCGCTGGAGCAGGCACTGCGCCTGGCCGGGCAGGGCGAAGAGGTCGGGCTCGCCGCGGGCCGGCTGGACGTGGCCTCCGCCGCCGTGGGCAGCGCCCGCGCGGCGCAGCTTCCCGCGCTGCGCCTCAACAGCAACTTCAGCCACGTCTTCGAGAACGCGCGCGCGCAGGCCGTGGGGCAGATCTTCAACCAGCCCAACACCTACGGCGCCAACCTGAACCTGTCCGTCCCCCTGTACCAGGGCGGCCGGGGGGTGCAGGGCATCCGCGCGGCCAGCCGCCAGCGCGAGGCGGCCGCGGCGGACCTGGAGGCCACGCAGACGGACGTGCAGCTGCTGACGCTGCAGGCGTACCTGCGCGCGCAGCTCGCCGAGCGGCTGGTGGCCATCCAGGACACCAACGTGGCGCTGGCCGCCGCGCGCGTCCGCCAGGCCGAGCAGTTCGAGGCGGCGGGCCGCGGCTCGCGCTACGACGTGCTTCGCGCACGGGTGGAGCGCAGCAACCTGGAGCCGCTGGCCATCCAGGCGCGCGGCGAGCGCGAGCTGGCGCTGCTGGAGCTGCGGCGGATCACCAACATTCCCGAGAATCGGCCCATCCGCCTGACCACCACCCTGCAGCCGGAGACGGTGGCCGCCATCGCGGATCGATCCGCGGGCGCGGCGCTGGTAGACTCGGCGGCGCTGGACGCGCTTCCCGGCGTGCGCGCCGCGCGGCTGCGGGCCCAGGCGTCGGATGCCCAGGCGCGCATCGCGCGCTCGGCCATGCTCCCCACCGTGTCGGTGAACCTGGTGAACGGCTGGGCCGCGTACCCGCAGGACTGGACGCTGCCGCTGCGGGTGGGCGCGCTGGAGACGGTGGACTGTCCCGCGGGCAGCGCCGACGACCGCGTGTGCACGCAGCAGAACGGCGGATGGTTCACGGACCGCTCGCTGCAGCTGGCCGTCAGCTTTCCCCTGTTCGACGGCATGCGCGGCCGCAACGACCTGCGCCAGGCGCGCGCCCTGGCGTCCGTGGCCGACCTGCAGGCGCAGCAGGCGCGGGAGACGGCGAACGCCCAGGCCGCCGCCGCGCGCGCCGAGATGGCCCGCGCGCGCGCCATCTTCGAGGCCGTGCGCCAGACCGTGGCCGAGGCAGAGGAGGCCTTTCGCCTGGCCTCGCTGCGCTACGCCCGCGGGCTGGGAACGCAGCTCGACGTGTCCGACGCGCAGCTGGCCCTGCTGACCGCGCGCACCAACGAGGCGCGCGCCACCTTCGATCTGTACCTGGCGGCGGCCGAGCAGGCGCGCGCGCTGGGCCGGCCCATTCCGTCGCCCTCGGCGACCGCACCGTGA
- a CDS encoding HD-GYP domain-containing protein: MLDWMRHRQLHGPPPHGVGDGVDPAELEGHLHGARSRILDAFELALQAREPQLGLMDHAARVAMVAGRIAASMGIGDGDRYILNTAAQLHEMGMLSLPADLIERRGTLSPQELQWVRGQARVSADIARAAYHPRIALLIENQYRDHTELRRDGLSERDLVLAGIFRVADVFATVTWPRPYQAAMSAPTRSHLLQSGAGTRFDPLAVHAALSAL; this comes from the coding sequence GTGCTGGACTGGATGCGTCATCGGCAGCTGCACGGGCCGCCACCCCACGGCGTAGGTGACGGCGTGGACCCCGCGGAGCTGGAGGGCCACCTTCACGGCGCCCGGTCCCGGATCCTCGACGCCTTCGAACTGGCGCTGCAGGCGCGGGAGCCGCAGCTGGGGCTGATGGACCACGCCGCGCGGGTGGCGATGGTGGCCGGGCGCATCGCCGCGTCGATGGGCATTGGCGATGGCGACCGCTACATCCTGAACACGGCCGCGCAGCTTCACGAGATGGGGATGCTCTCGCTGCCGGCGGACCTGATCGAGCGCCGGGGCACGCTGTCTCCGCAGGAGCTGCAGTGGGTGCGCGGCCAGGCGCGGGTGAGCGCCGACATCGCCCGGGCGGCGTACCATCCCCGCATCGCCCTGCTGATCGAGAACCAGTACCGCGACCACACCGAGCTGCGCCGCGACGGGCTTTCCGAGCGCGACCTGGTGCTGGCCGGCATCTTTCGCGTCGCCGACGTGTTCGCCACCGTCACCTGGCCGCGCCCGTACCAGGCGGCCATGAGCGCGCCGACCCGCTCGCACCTGCTGCAGTCGGGCGCCGGCACCCGCTTCGATCCCCTCGCCGTCCACGCCGCGCTCTCCGCCCTGTAG